In Seonamhaeicola sp. S2-3, the genomic window TTTAATTTTAAATTTACCAATTGCCTAATTAGGTTTGAAGACAATAACAATAATTTTACGGGGCCAAATTACGATTTAAATGATACCAACCATTACGAAGGTAACCTATATAATGAAGACCCCAATTTTAAAGATACCGCTTTAAATATGCTTATAATTGGCGAGGAATCTGCTGCTATAAACCAAGGTTTAGCAACCTATGCCACCCAAGTACCTACCGATATTTTAAATGTAAATAGAACTACGGCTCCAGACTTAGGTGCTTACCAACATATTGTGTTTCCTGAAGAAGATTAATTTTTCTACAAAAAATACTTAAACAAGAACTACATATAATTTATTTAGTTTAAAACTTGTTTATAAGTTAGGTACAAACACATATTTACTTTAGTAAGAAAATTCTAACTTCGCTTGTCTGAGAATTTAAATTATTGAAACAGATTCATTCTGAAGGTTACCACCAAGTTTATGAAACGAACTAGAGCAATAAATATGAGTGAAATTGAAAAAATAATATCTGATTTGCTACCTGATAAATACCAACGAAGAAACTATCTTGAGATTCTTTGCGAAATTATCAGTCATGCGGATTCGTTTGGTTCTGAAAAGTGGGGATTGAGCGTAAAAAGAGACCGAATACGGTTAAAGATTGGAAGTTTAATAACAACAACGATTCACGAAGATTCAATTTGGATTGCTTTAGATAAGGAACTATTAAAAGACAATACAACCGAGATTAATAACATGTTAGAATCTGATTGGGATTCTGGAGATTGGGCAGAATATTCAGCGGTAAAAACACGAAATTATTTTTATCGAGACATTTCAAAAGAAAAATGGGAAAAAATTAAACATCTCCATTTTGGCACAATTGAAAAAGCATCAAAAAAATATGTACAGTTAAGAACAGATAGTCAAAAAGACACTTCGTTTGAAATGCTCAATTATTTAAGGGAAAATATTTCACCATCATTGCCTTTTCCCGAATATAAAGAGACTGAAATTTCTGGCGATTCATCATTTAATAGCAATGGTTATTGGATTTTCTTTTGCAATCCAAAATATTGGCAAATTGACGAATTTCTTGAAACTGACGAAATAAACTCTACGTGGAGGATAACTGATTGGCAAAGTAAACATTTTCAAAAAGGACAATTAGCTGTTATTCGAGTAGGTTATGATTCAAGAACAAAAGACGAGTTAGCAGGAAAAGACAGATTAAAGGCTGGAATATACGGGATTGTTGAAATTATGAGTTCAGCACAACCAATGCCTGATTCTGACGGACAATTTTGGATAAACCCTGAAAAATATGGAGAAGAACGTTTAAGAGTTAAAATTCGATATGTAAAGAAGCTTTTGGATAATCCGATACTTTTAAGCGATTTGAAAAATCTAACGGACTTTCAAAATGAAAAACCATTGTTAAATGGTCGTCAAGCTTCTTCGTGGTCAATTGAGAAAGATACTTTTGATAAAATAATTGAAATTGCAGACAGTAATATTGAAATTGTAAGCGAAGCAACAACTTCAGAACTTAATGACTTTGTAGATTTACAAAAACTTGAAGCAAAGTATTTTAATGCAACACCAAGAGTAAAAGAAATTGTAAGTCGAAGAATTGAGCGAGGAAATATTTCAAAAGCAGTTAAAAAAGCAAATAACTACGAATGTCAGATTTGTAAAGCTTTAGGTAAAAACCCTCATGGATTCAAAAAACGAAACGGAGAATTTTATATTGAGACTCATCATGTAATTCCAGTATCAGAGTTGGAGCAAGGTTCTCTTGGAACTTTAAATTTACTGACTGTTTGTGCAAATCATCATAGACAATTGCATTACGGAAACGTAAAACTGAATGAAAATAATGACAAATATTTCGAGTTTACGATTGATAATCAAAAGATTCGGATTGATAAAATGAAAAATGAATAAAAACCAGGCGGTAATAATAAATATATGTAATGCGGGAGATTAGCTAAGTTTAAACTTTGAAGCATTTAAGCGGTTTGATAGTAAAGTACCTTGAAATCCCTCACTACGCATATTCTATCCAATAAACATAACTCCCAAAACTACTTCATATACTTCCCCTTTTTACTACCAGCATAAATCTCATATTTAACTAATCTAGATTCTAACTTAGCATTAAAGAGTTGTATCTTTCTGCTAGGACGTAAACCAACATGCTTTAAAGCATCTAAATTACTAGTTATAAACCACGCATTGGTATCAGGATATTTTTGTTTAAGGGTATCACCAATATTTTTATAAAAGGCTTCCATATCTATATTTAAACGCTCTCCGTAGGGTGGGTTAAATACCATATGCAACTTTTCATCGCCTCCTTTTTGGGTTTTAAAAAAGTCTTCGTGCTTAACGGTTATAAAATCATCCAACTGTGCATTTTTTACATTGTCTTTGGCTTTATAAACGGCACTTGGAGCTTTATCGTACCCTATAATTTTATGGTGAAAATAGCGTGTTTTATTAAGTAAAGATGCTTCAATTTTTTCAAACAAATCTACATCCCAATCTTGCCAACGTTCAAAAGCAAACTCTTTACGCATTAGGTTTGGTGGTATGTTACAGGCAATCATAGCTGCTTCTATAAGCATGGTACCAGAACCACACATGGGGTCCATAAAATCACATTGTCCGTCCCAACCAGATAGCATAATCATACCTGCAGCCAACACCTCATTAATAGGTGCAATATTGGTTGCGGTTTTATAACCTCGCTTGTGCAATGAATCTCCCGAAGTATCTAAAGACACCGTACACTGATTTCGGTCTATATGTATATTTATTTTTAAATCGGGGAATTTTAAATCTACATTGGGGCGTTGGCCTGTGTTATCTCTAAATCTATCAACAATGGCATCTTTTGTTTTTAAAGCAATGTATAGTGAATGTTTAAATAAATGCGAGTGTATAGTAGCATCTACAGCCAAAGAACCCGTTGGTTTTAAATAATCTTCCCAAGACATTTTGTATATGTTGTTGTACAAATCTTGCTCATTATTCACCTTAAACGTATGGATAGGTTTTAAAATTTTAATGGCCGTACGCAACCCTAAATTGGCTTTATACATAAACCCCTTATCTCCTACAAAACTCACATTTCTAACGCCTTTTTTAATGTTTTGTGCGCCTAATTGGGTAAGTTCTTTTGCCAATAAATCTTCAAAACCAAATAAGGTTTTGGCCACCATTTTGAAATTTTCATCCATTTTTTGCTACTACTTAATTGGTTTGCTTTAATAGGTTGCAAAAATAGCGTAATTTTGATTAATATTTGGATAAGTGAAATTGGGTTAAGGAATTAAAGTGGCATCCTTTTGTTTACAAAAGACATGACAAAATATTTATTTTCATGAGTTAATGATATAAATTATTAAACCACAAATAAAAGCCTAACCACACCATATTGTGGTAACCCCATAAAAATGATTAATGACAACAGATACAACTACTTGGTTTTCTTCTTGGTTTGATACGCCATATTACCATATTTTATATAAAGATAGAAATGACACCGAGGCGCATGCGTTTATGGCTAAACTTACTAACTATTTAAATATTCCAGAAAATGGTACTATTTTAGATTTGGCTTGCGGACGCGGAAGACATGCGCGTTATTTAAACAAAATAGGATACGATGTAACGGGTGTAGATTTAAGTGAAAACAGTATTGAATTTGCTAAAAAATTTGAAAATCACCGCTTAAAATTTGATGTTCACAATATGTGTAAACCTTACGGCAAACAGTTTGATGCCGTTTTTAACCTATTTACCAGCTTTGGTTATTTTGATGATGACAACGATAACCTTAATACTATTAAAGCCATTAAAGCCAATTTAAACACTTATGGTTTTGGGGTTATTGATTTTATGAATAGTGAATATGTAATTAATAATCTAGTACCCGAAGAAGTAAAGATGGTTGATGATATAGCCTTTAATTTAAAACGTTATGTTGAAGATGGTTATGTAATTAAAGATATTGAATTTACCATTAATGAACATTTACACCATTATCAAGAACGTGTTAGAGCTTTTACTTTAAATGATTTTGAAGATTTATTTAAAAAAGCCGATGTACATTTGCTAGATGTTTTTGGAGATTATAACTTGCATAAGTTTGATTCTAAAACCTCAGAACGATTAGTTATGATTTTTAAATAAGTCTTTAATAGGCGCTATTATATTTTTTACTAGTATATTTTTACATGAGTGATTATCTTTTTCCTTTTCTTGCCGTAGTTATTGGTGTTATTATTGCCAGTTTTACTAAAACCAGTAAATCTTGGAATACCAAACTACTACTCTCTTTTAGTGGTGCTTTTCTATTAGCTTTAACGCTTTTTGAATTATTACCAGAAGTGTACCACCATTTAGACTCTAAAATTACCGGATTGTACATTATGTGCGGTATTTTGCTGCAAATTATATTAGAATTATTCTCCAAAGGTGCAGAGCATGGGCATGTACACGTACATAAAAACAAATCATTTTTCCCTTGGTTATTGTTTGTAAGTTTATGTATTCATAGCTTTTTAGAAGGTTTTGCTATACATGAGCATAACGATATGGTTTACGGCGTTTTAGTACATAAAATACCTATTGCTATTATAATTAGTATGTTTTTATTTAAAGCCAATTATAACAAATTTCAGGTTTTTATATTCTTAACAGTTTTTGCTTTTATGACGCCATTAGGTACACTTATATCTAATACTTCTGAAATAATTACACATTACGGCCATATATTAAATGCCATTGTAATTGGTATCTTTTTTCATATTTCTACAACTATTTTATTTGAAAGTAGCGACGGACATAAATTTAACATGTCTAAATTTATTGCCATTATTTTAGGCGTTGGAATTGCTTATTTGATATAACTTTATGTTTAGCAAAGAAGAATCAAAATTATTACGACAAGAATTTTGGACAAGTTTTGGAAAATCATTTCCAAGAAAATGGATATTGTATAATACTAAACTAAAAGGCTTTAGTTTTAAATTTCATTTTGACACAAAAAAAGCTTTGGTAGCCCTTGATTTAGAAGACGACTTAGAACACCGCATAAAATACTGGGAAAAACTTACTGCATTAAAATCTATTTTAATTAATGATTATTTACCTGATGCTGTTTTTGATGAAGCATATATATTAGATAATTACAAAGAAATCTCTAGAATTTACGTGCCTTTAGATGCAAAAGTGTCTATTCACAACAAAAACTCATGGCAAATAGTTATGGAATTTTTCAACGAAAAAATGAGCTTGTTTGAAGCCTTTTTTGAAGAATACAAAGAGGTTATTGAAGGCTAATTAAACAACATTAATCACAACAGGTTTCACACTTACCTTGTATTAAAATTTGAGTGGCTACAACCTCTCTATTTTGTAGTTCTGGAATAGAAACATTTATATCTAAACAATCTACCTTACCACAACTTATACATTGAAAATGTGGGTGTACATCTATATGACCAGATTTTGTACAACCATGACACTTAGCATACCATTTTATACCATTTTTACCTAAAAAAGAATGTAAAACCCCATCATCTTCAAGTCTGTCTAAAACCCTATAAATGGTGGTTTTATTAAACTGAGAACTCAAGCGTTTAACTAGTTCTGTTGCAGAAATAGCTCCAGAATCATTTTCAAATTCAGCCAGTAAAACCTCTAAAGACTGTGTTTTTCTAATTACTCCCATACCACAAATTTAACACAACTATGTTGCAATAACAAATATATGATTATATTTGCAACTTAGTTGCGTTAATAAACCAAATAATGAAAATTACAATTTTAAAACCAGACACCTTAGGGGCAACGGCAAGTACAATATGTTTAATTCACTGTGTAGCCACACCGTTTATTTTTTTAGCACATGTAACAACTGGGTGTTGTAATACCAGCGTGCCTTTGTGGTGGCAATCTGTTGATTATATTTTTTTATTAATTTCGTTTTTTGCTGTTTACCGCTCTACCAAAAACACCTCTAAAAAAATTATGAAACCTGCTTTATGGGTAAGTTGGACACTACTTTTTGGGGTTATAATAAATGAAAAATTTGAGTTTATTCACATTCCTGAATACCTACATTACATGCCTGCTCTTGCCCTTATTTTGCTTCATATTTATAATCTTAAATTTTGTCAATGTAATAACAATTCATGCTGTATAAACAATGGATAAAAAACAAATTGAAATAATAGGAGACAATCACATTGCATCTAGTGTAGATACACCAATACTTAAAACTGCATTTAATAAACCTGATGATGAAAAAATAAAAGCAATTCAGTTTCACTTCTCTAAAATTATGGAAGAATTAGGACTAGATTTAACAGATGACAGCTTATCTGGTACCCCCTATCGATTTGCTAAAATGTATGTAAAAGAATTGTTTTACGGTTTAAACCCAAAAAACAAACCTAAATTATCGGTGTTTGAAAACAAATATCATTATAAAAAAATGATTGTTGAACAAAACATTACCATAGATTCTTCTTGCGAACACCATTTTTTGCCTATTACAGGACACGCACACATTGCTTATATACCCAATAACAAAGTTATTGGTTTATCTAAAATAAACCGATTGGTTGATTATTACGCACACCGCCCACAAGTACAAGAACGTTTATCGCTTCAAATATTAAAAGACCTTCAAAACACTTTAGAGACTAAAGATGTTATAGTCATGATTTCTGCTAAACATTTATGCGTATCATCTAGAGGTATAAAAGATAAAGATAGTTTTACCACAACTATAGAATATGGTGGGTGTTTTGAAGAAAAAGTATATCGTAATGAATTTTTAAATGTTGTGAATAATCAAATTTAGAAAATGCTATTAAAGCCTATATAAATTGGCAAAATAATTCGTTTATTTACAAAATACTTAAAATTTAAGATGATACAAACCAATAATCTTACGTTTAAATATAAAAATAAAGAACAGATTTTTAGCTTTCCTAAAATTGACTTAAAGGAAGAAGAAAGCTTACTTATTTTAGGTAATTCTGGTATAGGTAAAACAACGCTTCTGCACTTACTAGCTGGTTTATTACAACCCAAAACTGGTAACATTACTATTAACAATGTTAATATAAATACACTTAGCAATAGTAAATTAGACACGTTTAGAGGTAAAAACATTGGTTTAGTGTTTCAAAAAAAACATGCCATACAATCGTTAAGCGTTTATGAAAATTTACAAGCGCGTTTATTTTTTTGTAAAAAAAGTGATCAACAAAATACAATTAACACATTACTAGAAGAATTAAATTTAAGCAACTGTAAAAACAGTAAAATAAACCAAATTAGCGAAGGACAATTACAAAGATTAGGCATTGCTTTATCTGTAGTACACAATCCGCAAGTTATTTTAGCAGATGAACCTACCTCTAGTTTAGACGATGAAAACTGTAAAGCTGTTATAAATCTTCTTAAAAAACAAGCCAAAAAAAACAAAGCCAATTTAATTGTAATTACGCACGATCAAAGAATTAAACCATTCTTTCAAAACACAATAACATTATGAACATTTGGAAGATTAGTATAAAAAATCTAAAATCTAAATCGTTTTATACGTTTTTAAGTATC contains:
- a CDS encoding class I SAM-dependent RNA methyltransferase, translated to MDENFKMVAKTLFGFEDLLAKELTQLGAQNIKKGVRNVSFVGDKGFMYKANLGLRTAIKILKPIHTFKVNNEQDLYNNIYKMSWEDYLKPTGSLAVDATIHSHLFKHSLYIALKTKDAIVDRFRDNTGQRPNVDLKFPDLKINIHIDRNQCTVSLDTSGDSLHKRGYKTATNIAPINEVLAAGMIMLSGWDGQCDFMDPMCGSGTMLIEAAMIACNIPPNLMRKEFAFERWQDWDVDLFEKIEASLLNKTRYFHHKIIGYDKAPSAVYKAKDNVKNAQLDDFITVKHEDFFKTQKGGDEKLHMVFNPPYGERLNIDMEAFYKNIGDTLKQKYPDTNAWFITSNLDALKHVGLRPSRKIQLFNAKLESRLVKYEIYAGSKKGKYMK
- a CDS encoding Fur family transcriptional regulator, with translation MGVIRKTQSLEVLLAEFENDSGAISATELVKRLSSQFNKTTIYRVLDRLEDDGVLHSFLGKNGIKWYAKCHGCTKSGHIDVHPHFQCISCGKVDCLDINVSIPELQNREVVATQILIQGKCETCCD
- a CDS encoding DUF4268 domain-containing protein; the encoded protein is MFSKEESKLLRQEFWTSFGKSFPRKWILYNTKLKGFSFKFHFDTKKALVALDLEDDLEHRIKYWEKLTALKSILINDYLPDAVFDEAYILDNYKEISRIYVPLDAKVSIHNKNSWQIVMEFFNEKMSLFEAFFEEYKEVIEG
- a CDS encoding MerC domain-containing protein, giving the protein MKITILKPDTLGATASTICLIHCVATPFIFLAHVTTGCCNTSVPLWWQSVDYIFLLISFFAVYRSTKNTSKKIMKPALWVSWTLLFGVIINEKFEFIHIPEYLHYMPALALILLHIYNLKFCQCNNNSCCINNG
- the folE gene encoding GTP cyclohydrolase I FolE, with the protein product MDKKQIEIIGDNHIASSVDTPILKTAFNKPDDEKIKAIQFHFSKIMEELGLDLTDDSLSGTPYRFAKMYVKELFYGLNPKNKPKLSVFENKYHYKKMIVEQNITIDSSCEHHFLPITGHAHIAYIPNNKVIGLSKINRLVDYYAHRPQVQERLSLQILKDLQNTLETKDVIVMISAKHLCVSSRGIKDKDSFTTTIEYGGCFEEKVYRNEFLNVVNNQI
- a CDS encoding bifunctional 2-polyprenyl-6-hydroxyphenol methylase/3-demethylubiquinol 3-O-methyltransferase UbiG; protein product: MTTDTTTWFSSWFDTPYYHILYKDRNDTEAHAFMAKLTNYLNIPENGTILDLACGRGRHARYLNKIGYDVTGVDLSENSIEFAKKFENHRLKFDVHNMCKPYGKQFDAVFNLFTSFGYFDDDNDNLNTIKAIKANLNTYGFGVIDFMNSEYVINNLVPEEVKMVDDIAFNLKRYVEDGYVIKDIEFTINEHLHHYQERVRAFTLNDFEDLFKKADVHLLDVFGDYNLHKFDSKTSERLVMIFK
- a CDS encoding EVE domain-containing protein encodes the protein MSEIEKIISDLLPDKYQRRNYLEILCEIISHADSFGSEKWGLSVKRDRIRLKIGSLITTTIHEDSIWIALDKELLKDNTTEINNMLESDWDSGDWAEYSAVKTRNYFYRDISKEKWEKIKHLHFGTIEKASKKYVQLRTDSQKDTSFEMLNYLRENISPSLPFPEYKETEISGDSSFNSNGYWIFFCNPKYWQIDEFLETDEINSTWRITDWQSKHFQKGQLAVIRVGYDSRTKDELAGKDRLKAGIYGIVEIMSSAQPMPDSDGQFWINPEKYGEERLRVKIRYVKKLLDNPILLSDLKNLTDFQNEKPLLNGRQASSWSIEKDTFDKIIEIADSNIEIVSEATTSELNDFVDLQKLEAKYFNATPRVKEIVSRRIERGNISKAVKKANNYECQICKALGKNPHGFKKRNGEFYIETHHVIPVSELEQGSLGTLNLLTVCANHHRQLHYGNVKLNENNDKYFEFTIDNQKIRIDKMKNE
- a CDS encoding ATP-binding cassette domain-containing protein, whose translation is MIQTNNLTFKYKNKEQIFSFPKIDLKEEESLLILGNSGIGKTTLLHLLAGLLQPKTGNITINNVNINTLSNSKLDTFRGKNIGLVFQKKHAIQSLSVYENLQARLFFCKKSDQQNTINTLLEELNLSNCKNSKINQISEGQLQRLGIALSVVHNPQVILADEPTSSLDDENCKAVINLLKKQAKKNKANLIVITHDQRIKPFFQNTITL
- a CDS encoding ZIP family metal transporter gives rise to the protein MSDYLFPFLAVVIGVIIASFTKTSKSWNTKLLLSFSGAFLLALTLFELLPEVYHHLDSKITGLYIMCGILLQIILELFSKGAEHGHVHVHKNKSFFPWLLFVSLCIHSFLEGFAIHEHNDMVYGVLVHKIPIAIIISMFLFKANYNKFQVFIFLTVFAFMTPLGTLISNTSEIITHYGHILNAIVIGIFFHISTTILFESSDGHKFNMSKFIAIILGVGIAYLI